The following are encoded in a window of Mustela nigripes isolate SB6536 chromosome 1, MUSNIG.SB6536, whole genome shotgun sequence genomic DNA:
- the CSKMT gene encoding citrate synthase-lysine N-methyltransferase CSKMT, mitochondrial isoform X1 produces the protein MYGGRGKGLWSPRRHVFGARGIPSAGSILKRRDTASEKRGGTEVLQAPPSCAHAFSFDFRSLEPPLEPEQSRPLFNCPLQTIKDDRTLIALLLDLRLLRAAFRGRLSGRPCRDLQMAALRRTLHVATLAAGARRALAGSLAGSCLADRRLWDKLHADTQKGHVPTFDWFFGYEETQGLLLPLLQETSAVCPPRVLDVGCGTSSLCIGLYTQCPHPVDVLGVDFSPVAIAHMKRLLEGGEGQTPLCPGHPASRLHFMQADAQNLEPVASSGSFHLVLDKGTWDAVARGGPKGAYQLLSECLRVLSPQGTLIQFSDEDPDVRLPYLEQGSPGWRVTVQEVGPFGGITYFAYLVQGSH, from the exons ATGTacggaggcagagggaaagggctcTGGTCCCCTCGGCGTCATGTCTTCGGTGCCCGCGGCATCCCGTCCGCCGGTTCTATCCTCAAGCGCCGGGACACGGCCTCCGAGAAGCGTGGCGGAACGGAGGTTCTGCAGGCTCCTCCCTCGTGCGCTCACGCCTTCTCCTTTGATTTCAGGTCTTTGGAACCGCCCCTGGAGCCGGAGCAGTCGCGTCCCCTCTTTAACTGCCCGTTGCAAACAATAAAGGACGATCGTACCCTAATAG CTCTTCTGTTGGACCTCAGGCTCCTGCGGGCGGCATTTCGCGGAAGGCTCTCTGGCCGACCTTGCCGGGATCTCCAGATGGCCGCGCTGCGCCGAACCCTCCACGTGGCGACCCTGGCGGCTGGGGCGCGCCGTGCTTTGGCGG GCTCCCTGGCTGGTAGCTGCCTGGCTGACCGTCGCCTCTGGGATAAGCTCCATGCCGATACCCAAAAAGGCCACGTCCCCACGTTCGACTGGTTCTTTGGGTATGAGGAAACCCAGGGGTTGCTACTGCCGCTCCTGCAGGAGACATCGGCTGTCTGCCCACCGCGGGTGTTGGACGTGGGCTGTGGGACCTCCAGTCTGTGTATAGGCCTCTACACCCAGTGCCCACATCCAGTGGATGTGCTGGGGGTGGACTTCTCCCCTGTGGCTATTGCCCACATGAAGCGTCTCCTGGAAGGTGGCGAAGGCCAAACACCCCTGTGTCCTGGGCATCCTGCCTCCAGACTCCACTTTATGCAGGCTGATGCCCAGAACCTGGAGCCAGTGGCTTCCTCAGGCTCCTTCCACCTAGTGCTGGATAAGGGCACCTGGGATGCTGTTGCCCGTGGTGGTCCGAAGGGAGCTTACCAGCTTCTGTCAGAGTGCCTCAGGGTCCTAAGCCCCCAGGGGACCCTGATTCAGTTCTCAGACGAGGATCCTGATGTGCGGCTTCCCTACCTGGAGCAAGGGTCCCCAGGCTGGAGGGTGACTGTGCAGGAGGTAGGCCCTTTTGGGGGTATTACTTACTTTGCTTACTTGGTTCAAGGCTCTCATTAA
- the CSKMT gene encoding citrate synthase-lysine N-methyltransferase CSKMT, mitochondrial isoform X3 has product MAALRRTLHVATLAAGARRALAGSLAGSCLADRRLWDKLHADTQKGHVPTFDWFFGYEETQGLLLPLLQETSAVCPPRVLDVGCGTSSLCIGLYTQCPHPVDVLGVDFSPVAIAHMKRLLEGGEGQTPLCPGHPASRLHFMQADAQNLEPVASSGSFHLVLDKGTWDAVARGGPKGAYQLLSECLRVLSPQGTLIQFSDEDPDVRLPYLEQGSPGWRVTVQEVGPFGGITYFAYLVQGSH; this is encoded by the exons ATGGCCGCGCTGCGCCGAACCCTCCACGTGGCGACCCTGGCGGCTGGGGCGCGCCGTGCTTTGGCGG GCTCCCTGGCTGGTAGCTGCCTGGCTGACCGTCGCCTCTGGGATAAGCTCCATGCCGATACCCAAAAAGGCCACGTCCCCACGTTCGACTGGTTCTTTGGGTATGAGGAAACCCAGGGGTTGCTACTGCCGCTCCTGCAGGAGACATCGGCTGTCTGCCCACCGCGGGTGTTGGACGTGGGCTGTGGGACCTCCAGTCTGTGTATAGGCCTCTACACCCAGTGCCCACATCCAGTGGATGTGCTGGGGGTGGACTTCTCCCCTGTGGCTATTGCCCACATGAAGCGTCTCCTGGAAGGTGGCGAAGGCCAAACACCCCTGTGTCCTGGGCATCCTGCCTCCAGACTCCACTTTATGCAGGCTGATGCCCAGAACCTGGAGCCAGTGGCTTCCTCAGGCTCCTTCCACCTAGTGCTGGATAAGGGCACCTGGGATGCTGTTGCCCGTGGTGGTCCGAAGGGAGCTTACCAGCTTCTGTCAGAGTGCCTCAGGGTCCTAAGCCCCCAGGGGACCCTGATTCAGTTCTCAGACGAGGATCCTGATGTGCGGCTTCCCTACCTGGAGCAAGGGTCCCCAGGCTGGAGGGTGACTGTGCAGGAGGTAGGCCCTTTTGGGGGTATTACTTACTTTGCTTACTTGGTTCAAGGCTCTCATTAA
- the CSKMT gene encoding citrate synthase-lysine N-methyltransferase CSKMT, mitochondrial isoform X2, with amino-acid sequence MYGGRGKGLWSPRRHVFGARGIPSAGSILKRRDTASEKRGGTEVLQAPPSCAHAFSFDFRSLEPPLEPEQSRPLFNCPLQTIKDDRTLIALLLDLRLLRAAFRGRLSGRPCRDLQMAALRRTLHVATLAAGARRALAGSLAGSCLADRRLWDKLHADTQKGHVPTFDWFFGYEETQGLLLPLLQETSAVCPPRVLDVGCGTSSLCIGLYTQCPHPVDVLGVDFSPVAIAHMKRLLEGGEGQTPLCPGHPASRLHFMQADAQNLEPVASSGSFHLVLDKGTWDAVARGGPKGAYQLLSECLRVLSPQGTLIQFSDEDPDVRLPYLEQGSPGWRVTVQEV; translated from the exons ATGTacggaggcagagggaaagggctcTGGTCCCCTCGGCGTCATGTCTTCGGTGCCCGCGGCATCCCGTCCGCCGGTTCTATCCTCAAGCGCCGGGACACGGCCTCCGAGAAGCGTGGCGGAACGGAGGTTCTGCAGGCTCCTCCCTCGTGCGCTCACGCCTTCTCCTTTGATTTCAGGTCTTTGGAACCGCCCCTGGAGCCGGAGCAGTCGCGTCCCCTCTTTAACTGCCCGTTGCAAACAATAAAGGACGATCGTACCCTAATAG CTCTTCTGTTGGACCTCAGGCTCCTGCGGGCGGCATTTCGCGGAAGGCTCTCTGGCCGACCTTGCCGGGATCTCCAGATGGCCGCGCTGCGCCGAACCCTCCACGTGGCGACCCTGGCGGCTGGGGCGCGCCGTGCTTTGGCGG GCTCCCTGGCTGGTAGCTGCCTGGCTGACCGTCGCCTCTGGGATAAGCTCCATGCCGATACCCAAAAAGGCCACGTCCCCACGTTCGACTGGTTCTTTGGGTATGAGGAAACCCAGGGGTTGCTACTGCCGCTCCTGCAGGAGACATCGGCTGTCTGCCCACCGCGGGTGTTGGACGTGGGCTGTGGGACCTCCAGTCTGTGTATAGGCCTCTACACCCAGTGCCCACATCCAGTGGATGTGCTGGGGGTGGACTTCTCCCCTGTGGCTATTGCCCACATGAAGCGTCTCCTGGAAGGTGGCGAAGGCCAAACACCCCTGTGTCCTGGGCATCCTGCCTCCAGACTCCACTTTATGCAGGCTGATGCCCAGAACCTGGAGCCAGTGGCTTCCTCAGGCTCCTTCCACCTAGTGCTGGATAAGGGCACCTGGGATGCTGTTGCCCGTGGTGGTCCGAAGGGAGCTTACCAGCTTCTGTCAGAGTGCCTCAGGGTCCTAAGCCCCCAGGGGACCCTGATTCAGTTCTCAGACGAGGATCCTGATGTGCGGCTTCCCTACCTGGAGCAAGGGTCCCCAGGCTGGAGGGTGACTGTGCAGGAG
- the C1H11orf98 gene encoding uncharacterized protein C11orf98 homolog, giving the protein MGAPGGKINRPRTELKKKLFKRRRVLNRERRLKHRVVGAVIDEGLITRHHLKKRASSARANITLSGKKRRKLLQQIRLAQKEKAAMEVEAPAKPARTSEPQPKRQRKTKGPQDVDMEDLEDES; this is encoded by the exons ATGGGGGCTCCCGGCGGAAAGATCAACCGGCCCCGAACG GAGCTGAAGAAGAAGCTGTTCAAGCGACGGCGGGTGTTGAACCGGGAGCGGAGACTGAAGCACCGGGTGGTCGGGGCTGTGATAGACGAAGGGCTGATCACGCGGCACCACCTGAAGAAGCGGGC GTCCAGCGCACGTGCCAACATTACTCTCTCTGGGAAGAAGCGCAGAAAGCTCCTCCAGCAGATCCGGCTGgcccagaaagagaaagcagccaTGGAAG TGGAAGCCCCCGCCAAGCCAGCCAGGACTAGTGAACCGCAGCCCAAGCGGCAAAGGAAGACCAAAGGCCCCCAGGATGTAGACATGGAGGACCTTGAAGATGAGAGCTGA